The Desulfovibrio sp. UCD-KL4C genome contains a region encoding:
- a CDS encoding zinc dependent phospholipase C family protein, with product MKKTVLILFFTALTILFFPTISYAWGPGIHMAIGNAVLARPELLPAGIARMLIANSAIFLYGCLSADIFIGKGSKTKKKHSHNWQTGFVLLDSAKDPHLQAYALGYLSHLAADIVAHNYYVPNLMNQAPSGGKLSHVYIEMLADDQANWSVQQTAKLFKHPNKDVDLNLREYMDSKKLSFFLKKRIFHQAIGLLEHRSVNASLNFSKKIIPAYQAEYLQSILDYSYRLVVNMLCDPHNAIALNFDPIGSDNLALAKADKNWKNSLKRPLNFSPRFEVDKIITGLPKCEGVDCLLKRLPPRHLRPFS from the coding sequence ATGAAAAAAACAGTTCTGATTTTATTTTTTACTGCGCTGACTATTCTGTTTTTTCCAACCATATCTTATGCATGGGGCCCTGGAATACACATGGCCATAGGAAACGCAGTACTTGCCAGACCGGAACTCCTTCCTGCCGGAATAGCAAGGATGCTAATCGCAAACTCAGCAATCTTTTTATACGGATGCCTTAGTGCTGATATATTTATAGGTAAAGGAAGCAAAACCAAGAAGAAACATAGTCATAACTGGCAAACCGGATTTGTTCTTTTAGACTCAGCAAAGGATCCACACCTGCAAGCATACGCTCTCGGCTACCTCTCCCATCTCGCGGCGGACATCGTTGCTCACAATTATTATGTACCAAACCTTATGAATCAGGCCCCATCTGGAGGTAAGCTTAGCCATGTATATATTGAAATGCTGGCAGATGATCAGGCCAATTGGTCAGTTCAGCAGACGGCAAAACTGTTTAAGCACCCCAATAAGGATGTTGACCTGAATCTACGTGAATACATGGATTCCAAAAAATTAAGTTTTTTCTTAAAAAAAAGAATTTTTCACCAAGCCATAGGCCTGCTGGAGCATAGATCCGTTAACGCTTCGCTCAATTTTTCAAAAAAAATCATTCCTGCTTATCAAGCAGAATACCTTCAGTCCATACTGGATTATTCATATAGATTGGTAGTGAACATGCTGTGCGATCCGCACAATGCCATTGCTCTAAACTTCGATCCCATAGGCAGTGACAACCTTGCACTTGCTAAAGCAGATAAAAACTGGAAAAATTCATTAAAACGTCCGCTTAATTTTTCACCAAGATTTGAAGTAGATAAGATTATCACAGGACTTCCGAAGTGCGAAGGAGTGGACTGCCTGCTTAAAAGGTTACCTCCTCGTCATCTGCGTCCATTTTCTTAA
- the sppA gene encoding signal peptide peptidase SppA produces the protein MKRISLLTLLIATLICGCQPKMNLFPDGTDPLLEKTIQGNASDKVLVISIDGTISDQASKSLFGAKPSLVQEVSSRLQLAKQDENIKALVLKINSPGGSVTASDVLYNELMLFKKKTGAKIVVSMMDVAASGGYYVSLPADEIMAHPTTLTGSIGVIFMRPKFEGLMDKIGVSVEVSKSGRNKDMGAPFKPDTPEQKAIIDRIIANYANRFKSLVKKHRSISETNLKQVFTAQVFSADDAKRIGLVDSIGYIPDAVDKACELAGISKDAKVITYKRKTYPNDTLYNSASSQAVAPALINIDAGHFLPPKAGFHYLWYPAAE, from the coding sequence ATGAAAAGAATTTCCCTTTTGACCCTGCTGATTGCTACACTGATTTGTGGTTGCCAACCCAAAATGAACCTCTTTCCTGACGGCACCGACCCTCTACTAGAAAAGACTATTCAGGGTAATGCTTCAGATAAAGTACTTGTTATATCAATTGACGGGACAATCTCAGACCAAGCCTCCAAAAGCCTTTTCGGCGCAAAACCAAGTCTGGTCCAAGAAGTATCATCAAGGTTACAACTTGCTAAGCAAGACGAAAACATCAAAGCATTGGTGCTGAAAATAAATTCCCCCGGCGGTTCGGTAACAGCCAGCGATGTTCTATACAATGAACTTATGCTCTTTAAGAAAAAAACAGGGGCGAAAATTGTTGTATCCATGATGGATGTAGCTGCTTCAGGAGGTTATTATGTCAGCCTTCCTGCCGACGAGATTATGGCGCACCCTACAACTCTTACCGGTTCAATCGGGGTTATTTTCATGCGTCCAAAATTTGAAGGACTAATGGATAAAATAGGAGTTTCAGTTGAAGTATCCAAATCTGGTCGCAATAAAGATATGGGCGCACCTTTCAAACCGGATACCCCTGAACAGAAGGCAATAATCGATAGGATTATCGCTAACTATGCGAACAGATTTAAATCCCTCGTTAAAAAACACCGTTCGATCTCCGAAACAAACCTTAAACAGGTCTTCACTGCGCAAGTTTTCAGTGCTGATGATGCTAAAAGAATCGGCCTTGTAGACAGCATCGGCTATATCCCGGATGCTGTTGATAAGGCTTGTGAACTTGCCGGAATTTCTAAAGATGCAAAAGTCATCACTTACAAACGCAAAACTTATCCGAATGACACTTTATATAATTCAGCATCATCGCAGGCAGTTGCTCCAGCACTTATTAATATAGATGCCGGACATTTTTTGCCGCCAAAAGCTGGCTTTCATTATCTATGGTACCCGGCCGCAGAATAG